The following are from one region of the Mycolicibacterium helvum genome:
- a CDS encoding rhomboid family intramembrane serine protease: MNQPLGYSPTPPQPKKPAAWKVGGATIVSFVAILYVIELIDQLSGHSLDRNGIRPLETDGLWGILFAPLLHGGWQHLAANTVPALVLGFLVTLTGMARFVWATAIIWILGGLGTWLIGNIGCGLETNHIGASGLIFGWLTFLLVFGFFTRHIWQIVTGIVVLLVYGGVLWGAVPELNRCGGVSWQGHLCGAIAGVLAAYWLSGPERKARERKKAGQLPGLTS; the protein is encoded by the coding sequence ATGAACCAGCCGTTGGGCTACTCGCCGACCCCGCCGCAGCCGAAGAAGCCGGCGGCCTGGAAGGTCGGCGGCGCCACCATCGTGTCGTTCGTGGCGATTCTCTATGTCATCGAGCTCATCGACCAGCTCTCGGGTCACTCGCTGGACCGCAACGGCATCCGGCCGCTGGAGACGGACGGGCTGTGGGGCATCCTCTTCGCGCCGTTGCTCCACGGAGGCTGGCAGCACCTGGCCGCCAATACCGTGCCGGCGCTGGTGCTGGGCTTCTTGGTGACGCTGACCGGCATGGCGCGGTTCGTCTGGGCGACGGCGATCATCTGGATCCTCGGCGGCCTGGGTACCTGGTTGATCGGCAATATCGGCTGCGGGTTGGAGACCAACCACATCGGCGCCTCCGGGCTGATCTTCGGTTGGCTGACCTTCCTGTTGGTGTTCGGCTTCTTCACCCGGCACATCTGGCAGATCGTGACGGGCATCGTGGTGCTGCTTGTCTACGGCGGGGTCCTGTGGGGGGCGGTGCCCGAGCTGAACCGCTGCGGCGGCGTGTCCTGGCAGGGGCACCTGTGCGGGGCGATCGCTGGGGTGCTCGCGGCGTATTGGCTGTCCGGCCCGGAACGCAAGGCCAGGGAACGTAAGAAGGCCGGCCAACTTCCCGGGCTGACGTCATGA
- the murI gene encoding glutamate racemase: MTDRFAPVGIFDSGVGGLTVARSIIDQLPDEDIIYVGDTANGPYGPLTIPEVRAHALAIGDGLVERGVKALVIACNTASSACLRDARERYDVPVVEVILPAVRRAVATTRTGRIGVIGTQATIASAAYQDAFAAARDVDVTAVACPRFVDFVERGVTSGRQVLNLAEGYLEPLQRAQVDTLVLGCTHYPLLSGLIQLAMGDSVTLVSSAEETAKDLLKVLTERDLLRPHEDDGGSVGQHAFEATGDPEAFTALAARFLGPVITGVHPVQRHVGATT, encoded by the coding sequence ATGACCGACCGGTTCGCGCCCGTGGGCATCTTCGACTCCGGTGTGGGCGGGCTGACCGTCGCCCGGTCGATCATCGACCAGCTGCCCGACGAGGACATCATCTACGTCGGCGACACCGCCAACGGCCCGTACGGCCCGCTGACCATTCCCGAGGTCCGGGCGCACGCACTGGCCATCGGCGACGGCCTCGTCGAGCGCGGGGTGAAGGCCCTCGTCATCGCCTGCAACACCGCGTCGTCGGCGTGCCTGCGTGATGCACGTGAACGCTACGACGTGCCCGTCGTCGAGGTGATCCTGCCGGCGGTGCGACGCGCCGTAGCCACCACCCGGACCGGACGCATCGGCGTGATCGGGACTCAGGCGACCATCGCCTCGGCGGCCTACCAGGACGCGTTCGCTGCCGCCCGCGACGTCGACGTCACGGCGGTGGCGTGCCCGCGGTTCGTGGACTTCGTCGAGCGCGGCGTCACCAGCGGCCGGCAGGTGCTGAACCTGGCCGAGGGATACCTGGAGCCGCTGCAGCGCGCGCAGGTCGACACGCTGGTGTTGGGCTGCACGCACTATCCGTTGCTGTCCGGGCTGATTCAGCTGGCGATGGGGGATTCGGTCACGCTGGTGTCCAGCGCCGAGGAGACGGCCAAAGACTTGCTGAAAGTGCTGACTGAGCGCGATCTGCTGCGTCCGCACGAGGACGACGGCGGCTCCGTCGGCCAGCACGCGTTCGAGGCGACGGGCGATCCCGAGGCGTTCACAGCCCTGGCGGCCCGGTTCCTTGGGCCGGTAATCACCGGTGTCCACCCTGTTCAGCGTCACGTCGGTGCGACGACGTGA
- the rdgB gene encoding RdgB/HAM1 family non-canonical purine NTP pyrophosphatase, whose protein sequence is MAPLLLVASRNAKKLAELRRVLDTAGVSGLTLLSLDDVPPFEEAPETGATFEENALAKARDGYAATGLPTVADDSGITVTALNGMPGVLSARWAGVHGEDAANNELLLAQMRDVPDERRSAAFVSACALVYGPGPDDSAVVRGEWPGVIAREPRGAGGFGYDPLFVPEGETRSAAQLRPEEKDAASHRGRALALLIPALRVLV, encoded by the coding sequence ATGGCGCCGCTCCTCCTCGTCGCCAGCCGCAATGCCAAGAAGCTGGCCGAGCTGCGCCGGGTTCTCGATACCGCCGGGGTCTCGGGGCTGACCCTGTTGTCGCTCGACGACGTGCCGCCCTTCGAGGAGGCTCCCGAAACGGGCGCCACTTTCGAGGAGAACGCGTTGGCCAAGGCACGCGACGGCTATGCCGCCACAGGTCTGCCGACCGTCGCCGACGACTCGGGGATCACGGTTACCGCCCTCAACGGAATGCCCGGTGTGCTCTCGGCGCGGTGGGCCGGCGTACATGGCGAAGATGCCGCCAACAACGAGCTGCTGCTGGCTCAGATGCGCGACGTGCCCGACGAGCGGCGCTCGGCCGCGTTCGTGTCCGCGTGCGCGTTGGTTTACGGACCCGGGCCCGATGACAGCGCGGTCGTGCGCGGCGAGTGGCCCGGGGTGATCGCGCGGGAACCGCGCGGTGCGGGCGGCTTCGGCTATGACCCGCTGTTCGTGCCGGAGGGGGAGACCCGCAGCGCCGCGCAGCTGCGTCCCGAGGAGAAGGACGCGGCGTCGCACCGCGGCCGGGCGCTGGCGCTGCTCATACCCGCGCTGCGTGTGCTGGTCTGA
- a CDS encoding CocE/NonD family hydrolase, whose translation MRILAVLSTLALVLTACGAPGKPAADSAWPPSSGRGQCGVTKQTDVASRMRDGTILRADVYRPDTANAVPVILMRTQYGKSGAQVQPSRYQSPDWFASHCYLVVIQDVRGQGTSGGTFSEFTHDGDDGYDSVEWAAALPGSNGKVGMYGSSYVGATQWLAATTTPPHLVTIVPANTASDYFDGWMYEGGQFRLAFVLPWAIGLATSAATNRRDDATAAALKLAAAETTRWLDFRPYGALPVLQPANPAVAPWYFDWITHSSRDSFWRQWSIRDRYPSVRVPVLDVEGWYDAFLTGGIENFTGMVSSAGTPQARTNQRLVIGPWDHVDWGRRGSEPAPLLKDIGSVGDSPINELMLSWYDHFLKGVDNHVSGTPRVDYFVMGANTWKSADSWPLPQTRWSRYFLSGDGQIDSRSGTLSTATPAADQAPDRYRYDPTDPAPSAGGHSCCGARSGPQGPYDQTPVEQRSDVLVYSSDPLPEDTEVTGPTTVDLWASSSAVDTDFTAKLIVVKPDGDAINLNNGILRTAFRDSLAAPRPGLPDQPHEYHIAIWPTSYLFRAGDRIRLEISSSDYPQFAPNPNTGQPFGQSAATLPATQTILHDAAHPSAVVIPVIPASGQGSDRFPIT comes from the coding sequence ATGCGTATCTTGGCGGTGCTGTCCACGCTGGCACTTGTTCTGACGGCATGCGGTGCGCCGGGCAAGCCGGCCGCAGACTCGGCGTGGCCGCCATCGAGCGGCCGCGGCCAGTGCGGGGTTACCAAGCAGACCGACGTGGCGTCGCGAATGCGCGACGGCACGATCCTGCGCGCCGACGTCTACCGGCCGGACACCGCCAACGCCGTGCCGGTGATCCTGATGCGTACCCAGTACGGAAAGTCGGGCGCACAGGTCCAACCGTCGCGCTATCAAAGCCCCGACTGGTTCGCGTCGCATTGTTATCTCGTTGTCATTCAAGATGTTCGGGGTCAGGGCACATCGGGGGGAACCTTCAGCGAGTTCACCCATGACGGCGACGACGGCTATGACTCGGTCGAGTGGGCCGCCGCCCTGCCCGGGTCCAACGGCAAGGTCGGCATGTACGGCTCGTCGTACGTCGGCGCAACGCAATGGCTCGCCGCGACAACGACTCCCCCGCATCTGGTCACCATCGTGCCGGCCAACACCGCTTCGGACTACTTCGACGGCTGGATGTACGAAGGCGGTCAATTCCGGCTGGCGTTCGTCCTGCCGTGGGCGATCGGTCTGGCCACCAGCGCGGCGACCAATCGGCGTGACGACGCCACCGCGGCCGCACTGAAGCTGGCCGCGGCGGAAACCACGCGATGGCTGGACTTCCGGCCCTACGGCGCTCTTCCGGTGCTGCAACCCGCCAATCCCGCTGTGGCACCGTGGTATTTCGACTGGATCACTCATTCGTCACGTGACAGCTTTTGGCGGCAGTGGAGTATCCGTGACCGCTACCCGTCGGTGCGGGTGCCGGTGCTCGACGTCGAGGGATGGTACGACGCGTTCCTCACCGGCGGGATCGAGAACTTCACCGGGATGGTGAGTTCAGCGGGCACGCCACAGGCCCGGACGAACCAACGGCTGGTCATCGGTCCGTGGGATCACGTCGACTGGGGTCGCCGGGGGTCCGAACCAGCTCCGTTACTCAAGGACATCGGCAGCGTGGGCGACAGTCCGATCAACGAGCTGATGCTGTCGTGGTACGACCACTTCCTCAAGGGCGTCGACAATCACGTCTCAGGCACACCGCGGGTGGACTACTTCGTGATGGGCGCCAACACGTGGAAGTCGGCCGACAGCTGGCCGTTGCCCCAGACCCGGTGGAGTAGATATTTCTTGTCCGGCGACGGCCAGATCGACTCGCGCAGCGGCACACTGAGCACAGCGACACCCGCTGCGGATCAGGCACCGGACCGCTACCGCTACGACCCGACCGATCCCGCTCCCAGTGCGGGCGGGCATTCGTGTTGCGGCGCCCGCTCGGGCCCGCAGGGTCCCTACGACCAGACCCCCGTCGAACAGCGTTCCGACGTCCTGGTCTACAGCAGCGATCCGCTTCCGGAAGACACCGAAGTGACCGGGCCGACGACCGTCGATCTCTGGGCCTCGTCCTCGGCCGTCGACACCGACTTCACCGCGAAGCTGATCGTGGTCAAGCCTGACGGCGACGCGATCAATCTGAACAACGGCATTCTGCGGACCGCGTTTCGCGATTCGTTGGCTGCACCGCGCCCGGGTCTTCCGGACCAGCCCCACGAATACCACATTGCGATCTGGCCGACGAGTTACCTGTTCCGCGCCGGCGATCGGATCCGGCTGGAGATCTCCAGCAGCGACTACCCGCAGTTCGCACCCAACCCGAATACCGGCCAACCGTTCGGACAGAGCGCCGCGACGCTGCCCGCAACGCAGACGATCCTGCACGATGCCGCCCATCCGTCAGCGGTGGTCATCCCGGTGATTCCGGCAAGCGGCCAGGGATCCGACCGGTTCCCCATCACGTGA
- a CDS encoding MFS transporter has product MGRHSVRAAHPGVLIAVLAAAGISVSLMQTLMIPLIPELPTLLHTSPANASWAITVTLLTAAVTTPVFGRLGDMYGPKPMLIVCAATLTVGSLIAAMTSSLLPFIVGRGLQGFGIPIIPLAISVLRAAIPADRVGSAMGLISASLGVGGALGLPLSAVIAQKADWHTLFWGAAGLGVGSVLLFYFLVPKVPATSNDRIDPLGTVLLTVGLVTLLLPISKGSTWGWTNATTVSLFVGCLVVFAVFAWWQFRVDAPLVDLRTTLKRSVLTTNVASVAVCFAMFAMSLVGPQILELPPQTGYGLGQTMLQAGLWMAPGGLAMMAAAPIAARVAARRGPKFTLVVGATIIAVAYLAGAYLLVSPVEVMVFNIVISLGVGFSYASMPALINAAVPMSETAAANGINALARSLGTSISSAVIGAVLSTMTISLAGHAVPSLAGFRVALLIAAGAAALAAVIALTLPAPAAAAAEDWSPEELELEGDPVRG; this is encoded by the coding sequence GTGGGTCGTCACTCGGTCCGGGCGGCGCACCCCGGTGTTCTGATCGCCGTTCTGGCGGCTGCCGGCATCAGCGTCTCGCTGATGCAGACGCTGATGATCCCGCTGATTCCCGAACTCCCGACGTTGCTGCACACCAGCCCGGCCAATGCCTCGTGGGCGATCACGGTGACGCTGCTGACCGCTGCGGTGACCACTCCGGTGTTCGGCCGGCTCGGCGACATGTACGGACCCAAGCCGATGCTCATCGTCTGTGCGGCCACCCTGACGGTCGGGTCGTTGATCGCCGCAATGACCAGCTCACTGCTCCCGTTCATCGTCGGGCGTGGGCTGCAGGGCTTCGGCATTCCGATCATCCCGCTGGCTATCAGCGTGCTGCGGGCTGCGATACCGGCCGACCGGGTGGGCTCTGCGATGGGTTTGATCAGCGCGTCGCTGGGCGTCGGCGGCGCGCTCGGCCTGCCGCTGTCGGCGGTCATCGCCCAGAAGGCGGACTGGCACACCCTGTTCTGGGGTGCCGCCGGCCTCGGGGTCGGATCGGTGTTGCTGTTCTACTTCCTGGTGCCGAAAGTCCCGGCCACCTCCAACGACCGTATCGACCCGCTCGGGACGGTGTTGCTGACGGTCGGACTGGTGACCCTGCTGCTGCCGATCTCCAAAGGTTCGACGTGGGGGTGGACGAACGCGACGACGGTGTCGCTGTTCGTCGGCTGCCTCGTGGTGTTCGCGGTCTTTGCCTGGTGGCAGTTCCGGGTGGACGCGCCGCTCGTCGACCTGCGGACCACACTGAAGCGGTCCGTGCTCACCACCAACGTGGCCTCGGTTGCGGTCTGCTTCGCGATGTTCGCGATGTCACTGGTCGGACCGCAAATTCTCGAATTGCCGCCGCAAACCGGCTACGGGCTCGGTCAGACGATGCTGCAGGCGGGTTTGTGGATGGCGCCCGGCGGCCTGGCGATGATGGCCGCAGCGCCCATCGCCGCGCGAGTGGCGGCCAGGCGGGGGCCGAAGTTCACCCTCGTCGTCGGCGCGACGATCATCGCTGTCGCGTATCTGGCCGGGGCCTACCTGTTGGTCAGTCCGGTCGAGGTGATGGTGTTCAACATCGTGATCAGCCTCGGCGTCGGCTTCTCCTACGCATCGATGCCGGCGCTGATCAACGCGGCGGTCCCGATGTCAGAAACCGCTGCCGCCAACGGAATCAACGCGCTGGCCCGCTCCCTGGGGACCTCGATCTCCAGTGCCGTCATCGGGGCCGTGCTGTCGACGATGACGATCTCGTTGGCCGGTCACGCGGTGCCGTCGCTGGCGGGTTTCCGCGTCGCGCTGCTTATCGCCGCCGGTGCGGCGGCGCTGGCCGCGGTGATCGCGCTGACGTTGCCTGCTCCGGCTGCCGCCGCGGCCGAGGACTGGTCGCCTGAGGAGCTCGAACTCGAGGGCGATCCAGTCAGAGGTTGA
- a CDS encoding cyclic nucleotide-degrading phosphodiesterase, which yields MTVRITILGCSGSVVGPDSPASGYLLTAPDTPPLVLDFGGGVLGALQRYADPNDVHVLLSHLHADHCLDLPGLFVWRRYHPSPAKGRGVMYGPSDTWSRLAAASSPLGGELDDFSDIFEIHHWQDKQPVQFGALNVLPRLVTHPTESFGMRVTDPGGATLVYSGDTGVCESLVELASGADVFLCEASWTHAPDRPPHLHLSGTEAGQMAKRAGVGELLLTHIPPWTSREDVISEAKAEFDGPVHAVVCGETIEVRRH from the coding sequence GTGACTGTGCGAATCACCATCCTTGGTTGCTCCGGCAGCGTTGTCGGGCCTGATTCGCCGGCGTCCGGGTACCTGCTGACTGCACCCGACACGCCACCGCTTGTTCTCGATTTCGGCGGCGGCGTGCTGGGTGCGTTGCAGCGCTACGCCGACCCAAACGACGTTCACGTTCTGCTGTCGCATCTGCATGCCGACCACTGCCTGGATCTCCCCGGGCTGTTCGTGTGGCGTCGATACCACCCGAGCCCGGCCAAAGGCCGCGGGGTGATGTACGGCCCCAGCGACACCTGGAGCCGGCTGGCCGCGGCGTCCTCGCCGCTGGGTGGCGAGCTCGACGACTTCTCCGACATCTTCGAGATCCATCACTGGCAGGACAAGCAACCGGTGCAGTTCGGCGCCCTGAACGTATTGCCGCGATTGGTGACGCATCCGACCGAGTCGTTCGGCATGCGGGTCACCGACCCGGGCGGTGCCACCCTGGTCTACAGCGGTGACACCGGGGTATGCGAATCGCTCGTCGAGTTGGCCAGCGGCGCAGACGTTTTCCTGTGCGAGGCGTCCTGGACTCATGCGCCCGACCGTCCGCCACATCTGCATTTGTCGGGTACCGAGGCGGGCCAGATGGCCAAGCGCGCCGGCGTCGGCGAGCTGTTGCTGACTCACATCCCGCCGTGGACTTCACGCGAAGACGTGATCAGCGAGGCCAAGGCCGAGTTCGACGGCCCGGTGCACGCCGTGGTGTGCGGGGAGACCATCGAGGTCCGTCGGCACTGA
- a CDS encoding PLP-dependent cysteine synthase family protein, producing MTRYGSLVQAVGDTPLVGLPRLSPRWDGTEGPHVRLWAKLEDRNPTGSIKDRPALRMIEQAERDGLLTPGTTILEPTSGNTGISLAMAALLKGYRLICVMPENTSIERRQILELYGAQIIYSPAEGGSNTAVARAKELAAEHPDWVMLYQYGNPANADAHYYGTGPELLKDLPEITHFVGGLGTTGTLMGVGRFLREHVPDIAIVAAEPRYGEGVYALRNIDEGFIPELYDPEVLTTRFSVGSIDALRRTRELIQVEGIFAGISTGAILHAALGVAAKAIKAGQRADVAFTVCDAGWKYLSTGAYAGSLDEAEAALEGQLWA from the coding sequence TTGACCCGCTACGGCTCGCTGGTGCAGGCGGTCGGCGACACCCCGCTGGTCGGGTTGCCGCGGCTGTCGCCGCGCTGGGACGGCACCGAGGGCCCGCATGTCCGACTGTGGGCCAAACTCGAGGACCGCAACCCGACCGGATCCATCAAGGATCGCCCCGCCCTGCGGATGATCGAGCAGGCCGAGCGGGACGGGCTGCTCACGCCGGGGACGACGATCCTGGAACCCACCAGCGGCAACACCGGTATCTCGCTGGCGATGGCCGCGCTGCTGAAGGGCTACCGGCTGATCTGCGTGATGCCGGAGAACACCTCGATCGAGCGCCGGCAGATCCTTGAGCTCTACGGCGCCCAGATCATCTATTCGCCCGCGGAGGGCGGCTCGAACACCGCGGTGGCCCGGGCCAAGGAACTGGCCGCCGAGCACCCCGACTGGGTGATGCTCTATCAGTACGGCAACCCGGCCAACGCCGACGCGCACTACTACGGCACCGGGCCCGAGCTGCTCAAGGACTTGCCCGAGATCACCCATTTCGTCGGGGGACTCGGGACCACCGGCACGTTGATGGGGGTTGGGCGCTTTTTGCGCGAGCATGTCCCCGACATCGCGATCGTTGCCGCCGAACCGCGCTACGGCGAAGGCGTCTACGCGCTGCGCAACATCGACGAGGGCTTCATCCCCGAGCTGTACGACCCCGAGGTGCTGACCACCCGCTTTTCGGTCGGCTCGATCGACGCGCTGCGGCGTACCAGAGAGCTGATCCAGGTCGAGGGCATCTTCGCCGGAATCTCCACCGGCGCGATCCTGCACGCCGCGCTCGGCGTGGCGGCCAAGGCCATCAAGGCCGGTCAGCGTGCTGACGTGGCGTTCACCGTATGTGACGCCGGGTGGAAGTATCTGTCCACCGGTGCCTACGCCGGTAGCCTGGATGAAGCCGAGGCGGCTTTGGAAGGCCAGCTCTGGGCGTGA
- a CDS encoding DUF3817 domain-containing protein, whose product MSAPESPEAHTQAGVPNETIRKALRGYRVLAWTTGIWLIALCYEMVMKYIVKVDDPPTWIGVVHGWVYFIYLLFTANLAVKVRWPIAKTIGVLLAGTIPLLGIIVEQVQTRELKTRFNL is encoded by the coding sequence ATGAGTGCACCCGAGTCGCCCGAAGCCCACACGCAGGCGGGCGTGCCGAACGAGACGATCCGCAAAGCCCTTCGCGGGTATCGGGTCCTGGCGTGGACAACGGGCATCTGGCTGATCGCACTCTGCTACGAGATGGTGATGAAGTACATCGTGAAGGTCGATGACCCGCCCACCTGGATCGGTGTGGTGCACGGCTGGGTCTACTTCATCTATCTACTGTTCACCGCCAACCTCGCGGTGAAGGTGCGCTGGCCGATCGCCAAGACCATCGGCGTGCTGTTGGCCGGCACTATTCCGCTGTTGGGCATCATCGTCGAGCAGGTGCAGACCCGGGAGCTCAAGACCCGGTTCAACCTCTGA
- the rph gene encoding ribonuclease PH, which produces MSRRQDGRLDDELRPVTITRGFTSHPAGSVLITFGETRVMCTASVTDGVPRWRKGSGQGWLTAEYAMLPGATHTRSDRESVKGRLGGRTQEISRLIGRSLRACIDLAALGENTIAIDCDVLQADGGTRTAAITGAYVALSDAVTYLAAGGKLSDPRPLSCAIAAVSVGVVDGRVRVDLPYEEDSRAEVDMNVVATDTGTLVEIQGTGEGATFPRTTLDKMLDAALASCETLFAVQREALELPYPGVLPEGPPSKKAFGS; this is translated from the coding sequence GTGTCCCGACGACAAGACGGCAGGCTTGACGACGAGCTGCGGCCGGTCACCATCACCCGCGGCTTTACTTCCCATCCGGCCGGCTCGGTCCTGATCACCTTCGGCGAGACCCGGGTGATGTGCACGGCCAGCGTCACCGACGGTGTGCCGCGCTGGCGCAAGGGCTCGGGGCAGGGCTGGCTCACCGCGGAGTACGCGATGTTGCCGGGTGCCACCCACACCCGCTCGGATCGTGAGTCGGTGAAGGGCCGCCTCGGTGGCCGCACCCAGGAGATCAGCCGGCTGATCGGCCGCTCGCTGCGGGCGTGCATCGACCTGGCGGCCCTGGGGGAGAACACCATCGCCATCGACTGCGACGTGTTGCAGGCCGACGGCGGGACCCGGACCGCGGCGATCACCGGCGCCTATGTCGCGCTGTCGGACGCGGTGACCTATCTGGCCGCGGGCGGCAAGCTGTCTGATCCGCGTCCGCTGTCGTGTGCCATTGCCGCGGTCAGCGTCGGCGTGGTCGACGGCCGGGTGCGGGTCGACCTTCCCTACGAGGAGGATTCGCGCGCCGAAGTCGACATGAACGTTGTCGCCACCGACACCGGAACGCTTGTCGAGATCCAGGGCACCGGTGAGGGTGCGACGTTCCCTCGCACGACGCTGGACAAGATGCTCGATGCCGCGCTCGCGTCGTGCGAGACGCTGTTCGCCGTGCAACGCGAAGCGCTGGAGCTGCCCTACCCCGGGGTGCTGCCGGAAGGCCCGCCGTCGAAGAAGGCGTTCGGCTCCTGA
- a CDS encoding lysylphosphatidylglycerol synthase transmembrane domain-containing protein produces MRVDGRDVAVSGDVLLPLARRTNDIVRLGLATLFLAIVITSSLITRNDWVGLEKSVSRIVGVLTPTQSNLVYLAYGVAILALPFVILIGLIAARQWKLFAAYAAAGFLAVFSLSITGNGIAAPRWHFDLSERLSTTLSQFLDDPRWIAMLAAVLTVCGPWLPGRWRRWWWTLLLAFVPIHLVVSAVVPARSLLGLSVGWFVGALTVWVVGTPGLEVPLDGAVRALSRRGFLVTSLTVVRPASTGPLELAAADDTGARVVVEMYGPNQRSGGAMRQFWRWLILRDAETAPLQASMRRAVEHRALMTIAVGDLGVSNTTTMAVGALARGWTLYAHTPSLGTPIGATSDEALVTTIWGSLGVLHRHQIAHGDLRFTEMTVESGKVLFGGFGSSEFGATDEQLQSDIAALLVTTTDRFGAEPAVRAAVDTLGKEIVLNASRRLTRAAVPARIRKSVNDPKAIMAAARDEVKRQTGADEIKTETITRFTRKQVIQLVLLVALVYVAYPFISTVPTFFSELRNANWWWALLGLAVSALTYIGAAAALWACASGLVSFRNLVIMQFANTFAATTTPAGVGGLALSTRFLQKGGLGALRATAAVALQQAVQVITHVTLLIFFSVAAGATADLSHFVPSATLLYLIGGVALGVLGTFLLVPRARRWLGTSVRPRIQEVGSELLDLIREPKRLAVIVLGCATTTLGQALVLWASIEAFGGDTTFVTVTIVTMVGGTLASAAPTPGGVGAVEAALIGGLAAFGVPAAVGVPAVLLYRVLTCWLPVFAGWPIMRWLTAKEMI; encoded by the coding sequence ATGCGAGTTGACGGGCGCGATGTTGCCGTTTCCGGCGACGTGCTGCTCCCGTTGGCCCGCCGGACCAACGACATCGTTCGACTCGGGCTGGCCACGCTCTTCCTGGCCATCGTCATCACCAGCTCACTGATCACCCGCAACGACTGGGTCGGGCTGGAGAAATCGGTGTCGCGGATCGTGGGGGTGCTCACCCCCACCCAGTCCAACCTGGTCTATCTGGCCTACGGCGTGGCGATCCTGGCGCTGCCGTTCGTGATCCTGATCGGATTGATCGCCGCGCGGCAGTGGAAGCTGTTCGCGGCCTACGCAGCGGCCGGGTTCCTTGCCGTGTTCTCGCTGTCCATCACCGGCAACGGTATTGCCGCGCCCCGCTGGCATTTCGACCTCTCGGAGCGGCTGTCGACCACGTTGTCGCAGTTCCTCGACGATCCCCGCTGGATCGCCATGCTCGCCGCGGTCCTGACGGTCTGCGGGCCATGGCTGCCGGGCCGCTGGCGTCGATGGTGGTGGACCCTGTTGTTGGCGTTCGTGCCGATTCACCTCGTTGTCAGCGCGGTGGTTCCGGCCCGCTCACTGCTCGGATTGTCGGTCGGCTGGTTCGTCGGTGCGCTGACGGTGTGGGTGGTGGGCACCCCGGGTCTCGAGGTGCCCCTGGATGGAGCGGTGCGGGCGTTGTCCCGCCGGGGATTCCTCGTGACGTCTCTGACCGTGGTGCGCCCGGCCAGTACCGGTCCGCTGGAGTTGGCGGCGGCCGACGATACCGGCGCGCGCGTGGTCGTCGAGATGTACGGGCCCAATCAGCGCAGCGGCGGCGCAATGCGCCAGTTCTGGCGGTGGCTGATTCTGCGCGACGCCGAGACCGCGCCGCTGCAGGCCTCGATGCGACGCGCCGTCGAACACCGCGCGTTGATGACGATCGCGGTCGGCGATCTGGGGGTGTCCAACACCACCACGATGGCCGTCGGTGCGCTGGCGCGCGGGTGGACGCTGTACGCGCACACCCCGTCGCTCGGCACCCCGATCGGGGCCACCTCCGATGAGGCGCTGGTGACCACTATCTGGGGATCACTCGGGGTGTTGCACCGGCACCAGATCGCGCATGGTGACCTGCGTTTCACTGAGATGACCGTCGAGTCCGGCAAGGTGTTGTTCGGCGGCTTCGGCAGTTCGGAGTTCGGCGCGACCGACGAACAGCTGCAGTCGGATATCGCCGCGCTGCTGGTGACGACGACCGATCGATTCGGCGCCGAACCGGCCGTCCGGGCCGCCGTCGACACGCTGGGCAAGGAGATCGTGCTCAACGCGTCGCGCCGCCTCACCAGAGCTGCGGTGCCCGCCCGAATTCGCAAGTCGGTCAACGATCCAAAGGCCATCATGGCCGCCGCGCGCGACGAGGTGAAGCGGCAGACCGGCGCCGACGAAATCAAGACCGAGACCATCACCCGGTTCACCCGCAAGCAGGTCATCCAACTGGTCCTGCTGGTGGCCCTGGTCTACGTCGCCTATCCCTTCATCAGCACCGTACCCACGTTCTTCAGCGAACTACGTAACGCGAACTGGTGGTGGGCACTACTCGGGCTTGCGGTGTCCGCGCTGACGTATATCGGTGCGGCAGCGGCATTGTGGGCGTGCGCTTCCGGGCTGGTCAGCTTCCGCAACCTGGTCATCATGCAGTTCGCCAACACCTTTGCCGCCACCACCACACCGGCCGGCGTCGGCGGGCTGGCTCTCAGCACGCGCTTCCTGCAGAAGGGCGGACTGGGCGCGTTGCGGGCCACCGCGGCCGTCGCACTGCAGCAAGCCGTACAGGTGATCACCCATGTGACACTGCTGATCTTCTTCAGCGTGGCCGCCGGGGCCACCGCCGACCTGTCCCATTTCGTGCCGAGTGCCACGCTGCTCTACCTGATCGGCGGTGTCGCGCTGGGCGTGCTGGGGACGTTCCTGTTGGTCCCACGGGCGCGCCGCTGGCTCGGCACCTCGGTCCGCCCCCGGATCCAGGAGGTCGGCAGTGAACTTCTCGACCTGATCCGCGAGCCCAAGCGGTTGGCGGTCATTGTGCTGGGTTGTGCCACAACCACTCTTGGACAAGCGCTGGTGTTGTGGGCCAGTATCGAAGCCTTTGGCGGTGACACCACGTTCGTCACGGTCACCATCGTGACGATGGTCGGCGGCACCCTCGCATCGGCGGCACCCACGCCCGGCGGTGTCGGCGCGGTGGAGGCGGCACTGATCGGTGGGCTGGCCGCCTTCGGCGTGCCCGCCGCTGTCGGAGTGCCCGCGGTGCTGCTCTACCGGGTGCTGACGTGCTGGCTGCCGGTGTTCGCGGGTTGGCCGATCATGCGGTGGCTCACCGCAAAAGAGATGATCTAG